The DNA region GGCGGGACCGAGGCCGACTATGCTCTGGCCGAGCCGGTGATGGCATCCTATGCCCGCATCTGCCGCCGTCTGGGCGACAGCGGCGCGGGGCAGATCGCCAAGATGATGAACCAGATCTGCATCGCCGGCCTCGTTCAGGGCCTGGCCGAGGCGCTGCATTTCGGCCAAAAGGCCGGCATGGACGGCGCCGCCGTGGTCGAGGTCATCAGCCAGGGCGCCGCCGGCAGCTGGCAGATGGTGAACCGCCACAAGACCATGCTGGAAGGCAAGTTCGATTTCGGCTTCGCGGTGGACTGGATGCGCAAGGATCTTGGCATCTGCCTGTCCACCGCCGACGAAATCGGCGCCAGCCTGCCAGTGACGGCGCTGGTGGACCAGTTCTACAAGGACGTCCAGCGCATGGGCGGCGGCAGGGGCGACACCTCCTCGCTGATCCGCCGCCTGAACGAAATCGGCTGAAGAAAGGGTCATGTGTCGGAAGTCCTGAAACGGCGATCCTTCGCGGAAGGATCGTCAAAGCCGGGGTTCGGGCTTGCAAGAGCACCTGCACCGGTCGGGAATCGCAGTCCCTGCAAACCGGTCGCTTGCTGCCAACAGGTGAGGTCCGCCGACAGGCGGATCCTTCAAGGACCTGTCGCGGCAGAACAGCCGGACCAGCAAGGCGACGGGTCGGCGCAAGACGCGACCCCGCATCACCCTTCGCCGCGCACCAAGACGCGCTGCGCTATCCGGGCGTCGGACGAGGCATGGTGCAGGCGCAGGTCTGCGACCGCAATCCCGCTGCACTGCTGTCGGTGTTGTTCGGCGACCTCGTCAGCGCGGTCGCGTCCACCATCCCCAGGCATCGTGAAGTGTTAAGTCCAAGTTAAGACGCTTCCGTAACGCATTGAAATCATTAAGTCCGAGGGGGCGTCCGAGCTCGGACGCCTCACCGGGCCAGCACCATGGTCCCCTTGTCGATGGTCACCGTGAAGCCCCTCAGGTAGTCCATCCCCAGAAGCGAGCCGAACATCTCCCCCTCGTTGACCCAGGCGGTCACGTTCCGGTCCTCGAAGGGCCCGACCGCCAGGCTGTCCAGCGTGACCCGGGCACTGCGGACCGGCCCGTTCGCCGTCTGGGCCACCCCGTCATAGACCAGGGTCTCCAGGTCGATCCCGATCCTGCGGGCATCCTCCTTGGTCAGCACGATATTGGTGGCCCCGGTATCCACCATGAAGGTCACCCGCGTCCCGTCCACCTCGGCCACCGGATAATAATGCCCATCGGGAGCCCGCGGGATCTCCAGCGACCCGGCACCGGTCACCTGCTGGAACCCCCCGATCTGCCCCCGCATGTCCTGCCACAGCCCGTAGCCGACCATCACCGCCAGGAAGATCATCGCCCAGGCCAGCAGCGTCCGCACAGCCGCCCCTAGGCGCCGGCGGTACTCGACCATGACCCAGCCCCCGATGAACATCAGCAAGAGCACAAGATAGGCCACGCGGCCCAGGGTATCGCCATCCATCCACGGCCCTCCGGTTCCTGCCCGATATGGGGGCGGCCCCGCCGCTGCTCAAGCTCAGCCGCCCGCCGCCGCCTCCAGCCGCTCTTGCGCCCTCAGCCACAGCGCCTCGGCCCGGTCCAACCCCTCCATGACCTCGGCATACTTGCGGTTCCAGGTCTCCAACTCGCCCGCCTTGGCATCCTCATACAGAGCCGGATCCGCCAGCTTGGTCGCCAGCCGGTCCCGCATGTCGTTCAGCTTCTCCAGCCGCTCCTCGCATTTGCGGACCTCGGCCTTCAGCGCAAGGATTTCGTCACGGCTGGCCTTGCGCGGCTTTTCCACGGGCTTCGCCGCGACCTTCGGGTCGTCATCTGACGACAGAAGCATCCGGCGGTAGGCTTCCAGGTCTTCGGTATAGGGCGTGACCGTGCCGCCCTTCACCAGCCAGAGCCGGTCCGCCACCAGCGACAGAAGGTGCATGTCGTGGCTGACCAGGATCACCGCGCCCGAGTACTCCGTCAGCGCCTCGACAAGCGCCTCGCGGCTCTCGATATCCAGGTGGTTGGTCGGCTCGTCCAGGATCAGCAGGTGCGGCGCGTCGATGGTGGCCAGCAGCAGCGAAAGCCGCGCCTTCTGCCCGCCCGAAAGCCGACCCACGACCGTTTCGGCCTGATCCGCCATCAGCCCGAACCCGGCCAGCCGCGCCCGCAGCTTGGCCTGACCTTCTTCCGGCCGCACCCGCATGACATGCTGCAGCGGCGTCTCGTCGATGTGAAGCTCGTCCACCTGATGCTGGGCGAAATAGCCGATCCTCAGCTTCGAGGATCGCACGATCCGGCCTTCGCTCGGCTCCAGCTTGCCGGCCAACAGCTTTGACAGCGTGGACTTGCCTTCCCCGTTTCGGCCCAGAAGCGCGATGCGGTCGTCCTGGTCGATGCGCAGCGACAGACGTCGCAGAACAGGCGGGCCACCATAGCCGACCGCGCCGTTTTCCAGCGTGATGATCGGCGGCGAAAGTTCTTCGGGCTCGGGGAAGGTGAACACCACCTTCTTCGCCTCTTCGGGCGCGATGATGGGCGTGAGCTTTTCCAGCATCTTCACCCGGCTTTGCGCTTGCGCGGCCTTGGTGGCCTTTGCCTTGAAGCGGTCGACAAAGCTTTGCAGATGGGCGCGCCGGGCCTCTACCTTCTTGGCCTCGGCCGCCTGCAGCGCGCGGCGCTCGGCAAACTGGCGGGCGAACTGGTCATAGCCGCCCTGCCAGTAGGTCAGCTTGCGGTTGTCCAGGTGCAGGATGCCTTGCACGGCGCGGTTCAGAAGGCCCCGGTCATGGCTGATGATGATGACGGTGTGCGGGTATTTCTGGAGATAGCTTTCCAGCCAGAGCGCGCCCTCGAGGTCGAGGTAGTTGGTCGGCTCGTCCAGAAGCAGATAGTCGGGCTGCGCGAAGAGGACACCTGCCAGTGCCACGCGCATCCGCCAGCCGCCCGAGAAATCCGAACAGGGCCGGGCCTGCGCTTCGGTGTCGAAGCCAAGACCGCGCAGGATGGCAGAGGCGCGGCCCTCGGCCGACCAGGCGTCGATGTCCGACAGACGGTGCTGGATTTCGGCGATGCGGTGCGGGTCGCTTGCGGTTTCCGCTTCGGCCATAAGGCTCGCGCGTTCGGTGTCGGCGGCCAGTACGGTATTGAGAAGCGAGACATCCGAGGACGGCACCTCCTGCGCCACGCCGCCGATGCGGGCGCGAACAGGCATCAGGATCTCGCCGCCCTCCAGCACCAGTTCGCCCCGGATCAGCTTGAAGAGCGTGGTCTTGCCAGCGCCGTTGCGGCCGACAAGGCCGACCTTGTGACCGGTTGGGATGGTGGCCGAGGCGCCCTCGAACAGAGGCCGGCCTTCCACGGAATAGGAGATGTTGTCGATGCGCAGCATGGGCGGGGCTTGCCGCAAGCGGGGGGCAAGGTCAATGGCGGGCGGCGCGATGCCCCCCTCGTGCCAAGCCATCGGCGCGGGGGTTTTCAAGCCGGGGGGCGCATGGTAGCAGGGCCGCGCATTTCCGGGGCGGGCAGGGGCCTTCCCCCCAGACACAAGGACGCCGAAAATGGCTATCGAACGCACCCTTTCCATCATCAAGCCCGACGCGACCAAGCGGAACCTGACCGGCAAGATCGTTGCCAAGTTCGAGGATGCCGGCCTGCGCGTCGTCGCCTCGAAGCGCATCCATCTGACCCCGGCCCAGGCGGGCGAGTTCTATGCCGAGCACAAGGAGCGCGGCTTCTACGGCGAGCTGGTGGCCTACATGGCTTCGGAACCGGTCGTCGTGCAGGTTCTGGAAGGCGAGGGCGCGATTGCCAAGAACCGCGAAGTGATGGGCGCGACCGATCCGGCCGCTGCCGCCGAAGGCACCATCCGCAAGGAATTCGCGCTGTCGAAGGGCGAGAACTCGGTCCATGGATCGGACAGCCCGGCTTCGGCCGCGCGCGAGATCGCCTTCTTCTTCTCGGGTCTTGAACTCGTCGGCTGAGCCGCCCTTCCGGACTGGCGCCGCTTCTAGCGGCGTTCGACGACGCCAAAGAACGACAGGGCCGCTTCCATTTCGGAGCGGCCCTTCGCATTGGTGCCGGCTTTCAGCGCATCGAAGCGCGCGCGCAGGGCCTTCTTCTCGTCACCCTGACAATCGTTCCAGGGCCGACCTTGCAGGCCCATGACCAGCGCATAGTAGCCGATGAAATGCGGTGGGTGTCCGGCCATCAGCCAGAGACGATAGGCCTCATCGGCCCCTAGGTCCCGGAGCTGCTCGGCCGAGGTGATCCCGGCCTTGGCGAAGGCTGCTTCTGTGGCTGGTCCGAGGTTGGGGATGGTGGAGACGGGGCTTGGCATGGCGCGAACAAAATGAAAACAGGGCCAGCTTGCGGCTGACCCCGTGTTCCGTCAAGACCCTGACAAGGTGTCAGATCGAGGCCCAGTCACCGAGAATGGGCTTCGACGGGGCCGGGTGGCCCGGCTGGGTCGGTTTTGGAGAGGATTGACCCTGCTGCTGGCTGGGGGTCGAGGCGCCACCTTGCTGGGGCGCGGAAGAGGTTGCCATCTGACTGCTCCGTTCTGTGGCTTGTCGCGGGTTTTTCCGCCTGTTCCATCAGTCACTGCCAGAATTATGGCAGATTCTTGACAGTGCAAGCGCGCGCGGCGGCGCATTACGCCGGTGTGACCGGACAGACAACGAAAATCCGCACCAACGGCGGACAGTCACGCAGCCGTGACGACCTCGGCCGGGAATCCGACCTCGTCCAACGCGCGGAGCATGGCTTCGGGAGCGGCGGCGCCGCCGACCTCGACCCTATGGGCGGCAAGATCGACCGTGACCTTCGCCACGCCGGGAAGGCCGGACAGCGCGGCTTCGACCGAGGCCTTGCAATGGCCGCAGGTCATGTCTGGTACAGAAAGCACGGTCATCGGGGACTCCCTTGGATTCTGCGCTCAGCATAGGCCCGCTTGCGCCAGCGGCTCAAGACGGACCGACGGTCGCAGGCACTTGACCTGGCGCGAGCGCGGGCGCCATGTCCGGGCAAGGAGACTGCGCCCATGACTGACCTGGCCCCAAGCATCCCGGTGGCGTCCGACCAGAAGACCACGCGGCTGAAACTTGAAGGCCTGTCCTGTGCCTCTTGCGTTCTGCGGGCGGAGCGGGCCTTGCAGGCGGTGGCGGGCGTAAGCGATGCGCAGGTGAACCTTGGCACCGAAACCGCCGAGGTCCGCCACGATCGCGACGTGAGCCCGAGCGTGCTGGCCGGGGCTTTGGCACGGGCCGGCTACCCTGCCCGGACGGTGACCATCGACCTGGCGGTGGACGGGATGACCTGTGCCGCTTGCACGGGCCGCGTTGAGCGGGTGCTGAAGGCTCGGCCCGGTGTTCTGGCGGCCTCGGCCAATCTGGCGACGCGCAAAGCGCAGGTGACGCTGTTCCAGGGCGCGGCGGATGCGGAAGCCCTGGCCACGGCGGTCACAAGGGCAGGTTATGCCGCGCATCCGCTGGAAGAAGGCGCACCCGAGGCACCCGGCGCGGAGGAGGCGCGGCTCTGGCGCGCCGCGGCCCTCGCTTCGGCCCTGACCCTGCCGGTGTTTGTGGTGGAGATGGGCGGGCATCTGGTTCCGGCCTTTCACCACTGGCTGCACGGTACCATCGGCCAGCAGCCGCTTTGGCTGGCCGAATTCGTGCTGACCACACTTGTTCTGGCCTTTCCGGGGCGGCGCTTCTTCGCAAAGGGGCTGCCGGCACTGGCGCGTGGCGGACCGGACATGAACAGCCTGGTGGCGCTTGGCGCCGGGGCCGCGTGGCTGTGGTCGACGCTGGTGACGTTGGCGCCCGGCCTGATCCCGCCGGCCTCGCGAGCGGTCTACTTCGAGGCGGCAGCGGTGATCGCCACGCTGATCCTGATCGGCCGCAGCCTGGAGGCGCGGGCGCGCGGACGGGCCGGTGCCGCCATCGCTCGGCTGGTGCAGTTGCAGCCGAGGACGGCGCTGCTGATGATCCAGGGCGACGAGCCACGTGAGGTGCCGGTCGCCTCGCTGGTGCCTGGTGCGCAGGTTCTGATCCGTCCGGGCGCGCGGGTGCCGACGGATGCGGTGGTCGTGGGCGGGGCGTCGTTGGTAGACGAGTCCATGCTGACGGGTGAGCCGCTGCCAGTCGCCAAGCAGCCTGGCGACCGACTGACCGGTGGAACGGTGAACGGGAACGGCGCACTGACGGCCGAGATCGCTGCGGTCGGGGCCGAGACCGTACTGTCGCGAATTGTGGCGATGGTGGAAGAGGCGCAGGGGACCAAGCTGCCGGTGCAGGCGTTGGTGGACCGGGTGACGCTGTGGTTCGTGCCGGTGGTCATGGCGGTGGCGGCGATGACCGTGACCGTCTGGCTGATCGCGGGGCAGGGTATCGCTCCGGCCCTGGTGGCGGGGGTGGCGGTGCTCATCATCGCCTGCCCTTGTGCGATGGGGCTGGCCACGCCGGTTTCCATCCTCGTAGGTACCGGGCGGGCGGCGGAACTGGGCGTGTTGTTCCGCCGGGGCGACGCGCTGCAAAGGCTGGCCGAAGTGCGCCGCGTGGCCTTCGACAAGACGGGCACGCTGACCGAGGGTCGGCCTGTGGTGACGGCGATCGCTGTCCAGCCGGGTGAGGATGAGGCGCGGGTGCTGGCCGAGGCGGCAGCGGTAGAGGCGCGGTCCGAGCATCCGCTGGCAGCCGCCGTTCGCAAGGCCGCAGCGGATCGCGGGCTGACGGTGCCCACGACGCAGGGGTTCGCCGCGGTGCCGGGGCAGGGCGCCTTTGCCGAGGTTTCAGGGCAGAAGGTCTCGGTCGGCTCTGCCCGGATGTTTACCGCCTTGCCTGAGGGTTTGGCGGAGGAGATTGCTCGGCGCACAGCGTCAGGCCAGGGCGTGTTGCTTGCCGGCCGAGACGGGCGCGTGACCGGGTTGATCGCAGTGAGCGATCCGGTGAAGCCGGTGTCGCGTGCTGCGGTATCCGCACTTTCGGCAATGGGATTGTCGGTCGTCATGGTGACAGGCGATGCCGAGGGCACGGCGCGCAGCGTGGCCGGGGTACTTGGCATCGGCGAAGTGCGGGCAGGCGTCCTTCCCGAAGGCAAGGCCAAGGCGGTGCATGACTTCGGCCCCGGCACGGCCTTCGTGGGCGACGGCATCAACGACGCCCCCGCGCTGGCCGCCGCCGATGTCGGCATCGCCATGGGCACCGGAACGGAAGTGGCGATCGAGGCGGGCGAGGTGGTGCTGATGCGCGGCGACCCTGCCAGCGTGGTCGACTCAATCCGGGTGGCGCGGGCCACGATGCGCAACATCCGCCAGAACCTGGTCTGGGCTTTCGGCTACAACGTCGCACTGATCCCGGTGGCGGCAGGCGTTCTGGTGCCCTTCGGCGGGCCGCAACTCTCACCGATGCTGTCCGCCGGTGCGATGGCGCTGTCGTCCGTGTTCGTTCTGTCGAACGCGCTGCGACTGCGCCGGGTGAAGGGCGGGCTCACGCCACCTTGAGCAGGTGGACGAGTTCGGTGTTGCCGGTCACAAGGTCACGGACCGTGGTGCGGTCCAGCACGGCGTAAAACGCCTCCAGAGCCTCTTGCAGCACGCATTTCAGGCTGCAGCAACCGATCAGCGGGCAGGTGTTTTCCGGGCCCGCCTGACATTCCGTAAAGGGAAGCACCGCCTCGAAACTGCGAAACACTTCGCCCACGCGGATGTCCTCGGCCCGGCGACCAAGCGTCAGCCCCCCCGAACGGCCGCGCACAGTCTTGAGATAGCCGGCCCGGGCCAGAAGGTGGATCACCTGCGCCAGATGGTTCTCGCTGGCGTTGCACGTTTGTGCGATCTCTTGCTTGCGGACGGTCCGGCCCGGATTGGCGGCGCAGAACATCAGCGTGCGCATCGCAAGGTTTGTACGGGTTGTCAGTCGCATTCCTCGCCCTCCCGGCTTGCGGTTGCTACAAGGTGACAGTCTGCGGAGATGTCGGCATTGATCCAGATCATGCGCCCCAAATGAACCAATTGCCTGATATCGTGCAGGTCGCGCCCTGATTTGCGGCATGTCCCAAGGAAAGCCTTGGCGCCGGCCACATCCTCTCAAAGCGCTTTGATTATTGTAACAATCGGAAATGATTAACAAAAATAATGTCGCTTTCCTGTTGGGTTTGCGCTAGCAAGAAAGCGGGAGGAATGACCGTCCTGCGACTCTGCCCCCAGGAAGGACCCGTGCGGCTTGACCGCAACGGGGCCGGGAGTAGCGTATTTCGCAGATGCGGCGAAATGATGGGCAAAGTCTTGAACGACCTTAGCGTGACCCCGAACCTCCTCAAGGCTGAAGTGCTGCGGCACCTCACCTTCACGCTCGGCAAGGATACGCCGAACGCCTCGCTTTACGACTGGCGCATGGCGCTAAGTTTCGCGATCCGCGACCGGATCGTCGAGCCTTGGTTCGCCTCGACCCGCCGGACCTGGGCCGAGGATCGAAAGCGCGTCTATTACCTGTCGATGGAGTTCCTCATCGGCCGGCTTCTGGAAGACGCCTGCGTGAACCTTGGCCTGCGCGAGATGGCGGAAGAGGTCATGGCCGAGTTTGGCCAGGATTTCCGCGCGATCATCGAGGATGAACCTGATGCCGCGCTTGGCAACGGCGGGCTCGGACGTCTTGCCGCCTGCTTCATGGAAAGCATGGCGACGCTTGGCTGTCCGGCCTATGGCTATGGCATCCGCTATGAACACGGGCTTTTCCGTCAGCGGTTCGAGGGTGGCCAGCAAGTGGAAACGCCCGAGGACTGGCTCTTGATGCGCCATCCGTGGGAGTTTGAACGCCCGGAAAGCCAGTACACCATCGGCTTCAAGGGCGAGATGGCCACGCGCGATGGCCGCGAGGTCTGGGTGCCCGGCGAAACCGTGCTGGCCACGGCCCATGACACGCCTGTCGTGGGCTGGCAGGGCAAATGGGCCAATACCCTGCGTCTTTGGGGCGCCAAGCCCACCACGCTGTTCGACCTGGAACGCTTCAACCGAGGCGACTTCGCGGCGGCGGCCGAGCCCGAGGCGCTGGCCCGCACGCTCAGCCGCGTGCTCTACCCCGACGACACGACCTACCAGGGCAAGGAACTGCGCCTGAAGCAGGAGTTCTTCCTGACATCCGCTGCGCTGCAAGACATCCTGCGCCGCTTCAAGGCTGCGCATTCCGACGTGCG from Neotabrizicola shimadae includes:
- a CDS encoding RrF2 family transcriptional regulator; translated protein: MRLTTRTNLAMRTLMFCAANPGRTVRKQEIAQTCNASENHLAQVIHLLARAGYLKTVRGRSGGLTLGRRAEDIRVGEVFRSFEAVLPFTECQAGPENTCPLIGCCSLKCVLQEALEAFYAVLDRTTVRDLVTGNTELVHLLKVA
- a CDS encoding retropepsin-like aspartic protease family protein; protein product: MDGDTLGRVAYLVLLLMFIGGWVMVEYRRRLGAAVRTLLAWAMIFLAVMVGYGLWQDMRGQIGGFQQVTGAGSLEIPRAPDGHYYPVAEVDGTRVTFMVDTGATNIVLTKEDARRIGIDLETLVYDGVAQTANGPVRSARVTLDSLAVGPFEDRNVTAWVNEGEMFGSLLGMDYLRGFTVTIDKGTMVLAR
- a CDS encoding NAD(P)-dependent oxidoreductase codes for the protein MARVAFLGLGVMGFPMAGHLAAKGHQVTVYNRSAAKAAAWVARHGGTSAATPREAAAGADFVMACVGNDDDLRAVCLGPDGAFAGMGQGAVFVDHTTVSAQVTRELAEIARAQGKGFVDAPVSGGQAGAENGALSIMCGGTEADYALAEPVMASYARICRRLGDSGAGQIAKMMNQICIAGLVQGLAEALHFGQKAGMDGAAVVEVISQGAAGSWQMVNRHKTMLEGKFDFGFAVDWMRKDLGICLSTADEIGASLPVTALVDQFYKDVQRMGGGRGDTSSLIRRLNEIG
- a CDS encoding heavy metal translocating P-type ATPase, which gives rise to MTDLAPSIPVASDQKTTRLKLEGLSCASCVLRAERALQAVAGVSDAQVNLGTETAEVRHDRDVSPSVLAGALARAGYPARTVTIDLAVDGMTCAACTGRVERVLKARPGVLAASANLATRKAQVTLFQGAADAEALATAVTRAGYAAHPLEEGAPEAPGAEEARLWRAAALASALTLPVFVVEMGGHLVPAFHHWLHGTIGQQPLWLAEFVLTTLVLAFPGRRFFAKGLPALARGGPDMNSLVALGAGAAWLWSTLVTLAPGLIPPASRAVYFEAAAVIATLILIGRSLEARARGRAGAAIARLVQLQPRTALLMIQGDEPREVPVASLVPGAQVLIRPGARVPTDAVVVGGASLVDESMLTGEPLPVAKQPGDRLTGGTVNGNGALTAEIAAVGAETVLSRIVAMVEEAQGTKLPVQALVDRVTLWFVPVVMAVAAMTVTVWLIAGQGIAPALVAGVAVLIIACPCAMGLATPVSILVGTGRAAELGVLFRRGDALQRLAEVRRVAFDKTGTLTEGRPVVTAIAVQPGEDEARVLAEAAAVEARSEHPLAAAVRKAAADRGLTVPTTQGFAAVPGQGAFAEVSGQKVSVGSARMFTALPEGLAEEIARRTASGQGVLLAGRDGRVTGLIAVSDPVKPVSRAAVSALSAMGLSVVMVTGDAEGTARSVAGVLGIGEVRAGVLPEGKAKAVHDFGPGTAFVGDGINDAPALAAADVGIAMGTGTEVAIEAGEVVLMRGDPASVVDSIRVARATMRNIRQNLVWAFGYNVALIPVAAGVLVPFGGPQLSPMLSAGAMALSSVFVLSNALRLRRVKGGLTPP
- a CDS encoding heavy-metal-associated domain-containing protein; the protein is MTVLSVPDMTCGHCKASVEAALSGLPGVAKVTVDLAAHRVEVGGAAAPEAMLRALDEVGFPAEVVTAA
- a CDS encoding TfoX/Sxy family protein: MPSPVSTIPNLGPATEAAFAKAGITSAEQLRDLGADEAYRLWLMAGHPPHFIGYYALVMGLQGRPWNDCQGDEKKALRARFDALKAGTNAKGRSEMEAALSFFGVVERR
- the ndk gene encoding nucleoside-diphosphate kinase codes for the protein MAIERTLSIIKPDATKRNLTGKIVAKFEDAGLRVVASKRIHLTPAQAGEFYAEHKERGFYGELVAYMASEPVVVQVLEGEGAIAKNREVMGATDPAAAAEGTIRKEFALSKGENSVHGSDSPASAAREIAFFFSGLELVG
- a CDS encoding ABC-F family ATP-binding cassette domain-containing protein yields the protein MLRIDNISYSVEGRPLFEGASATIPTGHKVGLVGRNGAGKTTLFKLIRGELVLEGGEILMPVRARIGGVAQEVPSSDVSLLNTVLAADTERASLMAEAETASDPHRIAEIQHRLSDIDAWSAEGRASAILRGLGFDTEAQARPCSDFSGGWRMRVALAGVLFAQPDYLLLDEPTNYLDLEGALWLESYLQKYPHTVIIISHDRGLLNRAVQGILHLDNRKLTYWQGGYDQFARQFAERRALQAAEAKKVEARRAHLQSFVDRFKAKATKAAQAQSRVKMLEKLTPIIAPEEAKKVVFTFPEPEELSPPIITLENGAVGYGGPPVLRRLSLRIDQDDRIALLGRNGEGKSTLSKLLAGKLEPSEGRIVRSSKLRIGYFAQHQVDELHIDETPLQHVMRVRPEEGQAKLRARLAGFGLMADQAETVVGRLSGGQKARLSLLLATIDAPHLLILDEPTNHLDIESREALVEALTEYSGAVILVSHDMHLLSLVADRLWLVKGGTVTPYTEDLEAYRRMLLSSDDDPKVAAKPVEKPRKASRDEILALKAEVRKCEERLEKLNDMRDRLATKLADPALYEDAKAGELETWNRKYAEVMEGLDRAEALWLRAQERLEAAAGG